Proteins encoded within one genomic window of Mesorhizobium sp. AR10:
- the pgi gene encoding glucose-6-phosphate isomerase produces the protein MDHPSFDKQVAALREHRAAASGTMREAFTADPKRFEKFSATDGDLLLDWSKCAVDAHTMDLLEKLAGAADLEGRRAAMFSGKKINVTEDRAVLHTALRNLTGKGITLDGQDVKAEVVAVLDAMGAFADAVRSGKAAGATGKKITDIVNIGIGGSDLGPAMATLALAPYHDGPRAHYVSNIDGAHIHDTLKGLSAETTLFIIASKTFTTIETMTNAETARKWVQKALGKEAVGKHFAAVSTALDLVAKFGIAADRVFGFWDWVGGRYSVWGAIGLPVMIAVGPRNFRAFLDGAHEMDEHFRTAPLGKNLPALMGLIGWWHRVICNYPARAVIPYDQRLSRLPAYLQQLDMESNGKSVTLDGGAVTTPTGPLVWGEPGTNGQHAFFQLLHQGTDFIPVEFLAAAIGHEPDLKHHHDLLLANCLAQSEAFMKGRTLEEARAQMLAKGMKPAEVDKIAPHRVFSGNRPSVTILYRKLDARTFGRLIALYEHRVFVEGTLFNINSFDQWGVELGKELATGLLPVVEGKENAAKRDASTAGLVGHIHHLRGSE, from the coding sequence GTGGATCATCCATCCTTCGACAAACAGGTTGCCGCCTTGCGCGAACACCGCGCGGCGGCATCCGGCACCATGCGCGAGGCTTTCACCGCCGATCCCAAGCGGTTTGAGAAGTTCTCTGCCACCGACGGCGACCTGCTGCTCGACTGGTCGAAATGCGCGGTCGATGCGCACACGATGGACCTGCTGGAGAAGCTGGCCGGGGCCGCCGACCTCGAAGGCCGCCGCGCCGCGATGTTCTCGGGCAAGAAGATCAACGTCACCGAAGACCGCGCCGTGCTGCACACAGCGCTGCGCAACCTGACCGGCAAGGGCATCACGCTCGACGGCCAGGACGTGAAGGCGGAGGTCGTCGCCGTGCTCGACGCAATGGGCGCCTTCGCCGACGCCGTGCGCTCCGGCAAGGCGGCCGGTGCCACCGGCAAGAAGATCACCGACATCGTCAACATTGGCATCGGCGGCTCCGACCTCGGGCCGGCAATGGCGACGTTGGCGCTTGCGCCCTATCACGACGGGCCGCGCGCGCATTACGTGTCCAACATCGACGGCGCCCATATTCACGACACGCTGAAGGGCCTTTCCGCCGAAACCACTTTGTTCATCATCGCCTCGAAGACGTTCACCACGATCGAGACGATGACCAACGCCGAGACGGCGCGCAAATGGGTGCAGAAGGCGCTCGGCAAGGAAGCCGTCGGCAAGCATTTCGCCGCCGTCTCGACCGCGCTCGACCTGGTGGCGAAATTCGGCATCGCGGCCGACCGCGTGTTCGGCTTCTGGGACTGGGTCGGCGGCCGCTACTCGGTCTGGGGTGCGATCGGCCTGCCGGTGATGATCGCCGTTGGCCCAAGGAATTTTCGTGCCTTTCTCGATGGCGCCCATGAGATGGACGAGCACTTCCGTACCGCGCCGCTGGGCAAGAACCTGCCGGCGCTGATGGGGCTGATCGGCTGGTGGCACCGGGTGATCTGCAACTACCCGGCCCGCGCTGTCATCCCCTATGACCAGCGCCTGTCCAGGCTGCCGGCCTATCTGCAGCAGCTCGACATGGAATCGAACGGCAAGAGTGTGACGCTTGACGGCGGCGCCGTGACGACACCGACCGGGCCGCTGGTCTGGGGCGAGCCCGGCACCAACGGCCAGCACGCCTTCTTCCAGCTGCTGCACCAGGGCACCGACTTCATCCCGGTCGAATTCCTCGCAGCGGCCATCGGCCACGAACCGGACCTCAAGCATCACCATGATTTGTTGCTCGCCAACTGCCTGGCGCAGTCGGAAGCCTTCATGAAGGGCCGCACGCTGGAGGAAGCCCGCGCGCAGATGCTGGCAAAAGGCATGAAACCGGCCGAGGTCGACAAGATCGCCCCGCACCGTGTCTTCTCCGGCAATCGTCCTTCGGTGACGATCCTCTACAGGAAACTCGACGCGCGCACGTTCGGCCGGCTGATCGCACTCTATGAGCATCGCGTCTTCGTCGAAGGCACGCTGTTCAACATCAATTCCTTCGACCAGTGGGGTGTGGAACTGGGCAAGGAACTGGCGACCGGGCTGCTGCCCGTCGTGGAAGGCAAGGAGAATGCCGCAAAGCGCGACGCTTCGACTGCCGGTCTGGTGGGACACATCCACCACTTGCGAGGCTCGGAGTGA
- a CDS encoding long-chain fatty acid--CoA ligase — protein MAKTAKTTAPKAKAKAAPKAAAATAKPKAPSVKAAATTKPKAAAVPAKASPKPAAKTAAKPSAGKAAPAAKPAIAKPAAKAAATKPAPAPARRLPKALTALAAGLPEKPWLTSYPKNVPAEIGTLPHSSIGDLLVAACTQFAGQPAFICMGKAITYAELERQSAAFGAYLQSKGLQKGARVALMMPNVLQYPVAMMAILRAGYIVVNINPLYTPRELEHQLKDSGAQAIVILENFANTLQAVIAKTAVKHVVVAAMGDMLGGLKGMVVNLVVRRVKKMVPAWSLPGRVKFNAALKAGAGVAFKPAKVAADDVAFLQYTGGTTGVSKGATLLHSNVLANVAQNALWLEDAYSIRPKPAHSNFVCALPLYHIFALTVNALMGMQQGAQNVLIPNPRDIPGFVKELQKYPIHIFPGLNTLFNALLNNEDFRKLDFKPLILTLGGGMAVQKGVAERWKALTGCPISEGYGLSETSPVATANKFSDSHFTGTIGLPLPSTEIAIRDDDGNNLPLGEIGEICIKGPQVMAGYWNRADETAKVMTKDGFFKSGDMGFMDERGYTKIVDRKKDMILVSGFNVYPNELEEVVAQHPGVLEVAAIGVPDEHSGEVPKLFVVRKDPTLTIEALTAYCRENLTGYKRPRYIEFRTELPKTPVGKILRRALRG, from the coding sequence ATGGCAAAAACAGCAAAGACAACGGCCCCTAAAGCCAAGGCCAAGGCGGCTCCTAAAGCGGCTGCCGCCACGGCCAAGCCAAAAGCGCCATCCGTCAAAGCCGCGGCCACTACCAAGCCAAAGGCCGCTGCCGTGCCCGCGAAGGCAAGCCCAAAGCCCGCGGCGAAAACCGCGGCCAAGCCGTCGGCTGGAAAGGCAGCGCCCGCGGCAAAACCCGCCATTGCCAAGCCAGCAGCGAAGGCCGCGGCGACAAAGCCAGCGCCAGCTCCGGCCAGGAGATTGCCGAAGGCGCTCACGGCGCTTGCCGCCGGTCTGCCGGAAAAGCCTTGGCTCACAAGCTATCCGAAAAACGTTCCGGCCGAGATCGGCACCCTGCCCCATAGCTCCATTGGTGATCTGCTGGTTGCCGCCTGCACGCAGTTTGCCGGCCAGCCGGCCTTCATCTGCATGGGCAAGGCCATCACCTATGCAGAGCTCGAGCGGCAATCGGCCGCCTTCGGCGCCTATCTGCAATCGAAGGGGCTGCAGAAAGGCGCGCGCGTCGCGCTGATGATGCCGAACGTGCTGCAATATCCGGTGGCGATGATGGCCATCTTGCGCGCCGGCTATATCGTGGTGAACATCAACCCGCTCTATACGCCGCGCGAACTCGAGCACCAGCTCAAGGATTCCGGCGCGCAAGCCATCGTCATCCTCGAAAATTTCGCCAACACCTTGCAAGCGGTGATCGCCAAGACCGCGGTCAAGCATGTCGTGGTCGCCGCGATGGGCGACATGCTTGGCGGCCTGAAAGGAATGGTCGTCAATCTCGTCGTGCGCCGCGTGAAGAAGATGGTGCCGGCCTGGTCGCTGCCCGGCCGCGTCAAGTTCAACGCGGCACTGAAGGCCGGCGCCGGTGTGGCCTTCAAGCCTGCGAAGGTGGCTGCCGACGATGTCGCCTTCCTGCAATATACCGGTGGCACCACGGGTGTTTCGAAGGGCGCGACGCTGCTGCACAGCAACGTATTGGCCAATGTGGCGCAGAATGCCCTGTGGCTGGAGGATGCCTATTCGATCAGGCCGAAACCGGCGCATTCCAACTTTGTCTGCGCATTGCCGCTGTACCATATCTTCGCGTTGACGGTGAACGCGCTGATGGGCATGCAGCAAGGCGCCCAAAACGTGCTCATTCCCAACCCGCGTGACATTCCGGGCTTCGTCAAGGAATTGCAGAAATACCCGATCCACATTTTTCCGGGCCTCAACACGCTGTTCAACGCGCTGCTCAACAATGAGGATTTCCGCAAGCTCGACTTCAAGCCGCTGATCCTGACGCTGGGCGGTGGCATGGCGGTACAGAAAGGTGTCGCCGAGCGCTGGAAGGCGCTGACCGGCTGCCCGATCTCCGAGGGTTACGGGCTTTCCGAGACCTCACCGGTGGCCACTGCCAACAAATTCAGCGACAGCCATTTCACCGGCACGATCGGCTTGCCGCTGCCCTCGACCGAGATCGCCATCCGTGACGACGACGGCAACAACTTGCCGCTCGGCGAAATCGGCGAGATCTGCATCAAGGGACCACAAGTGATGGCCGGCTACTGGAACCGGGCGGACGAGACCGCCAAGGTGATGACCAAGGACGGCTTCTTCAAGTCGGGCGACATGGGCTTCATGGATGAGCGCGGCTACACCAAGATCGTCGACCGCAAGAAGGACATGATCCTTGTTTCCGGCTTCAACGTCTATCCGAACGAACTCGAGGAAGTCGTGGCCCAGCATCCGGGCGTGCTCGAAGTGGCGGCGATCGGCGTGCCGGACGAGCATTCAGGCGAGGTGCCGAAGCTGTTCGTCGTCAGGAAGGACCCGACGCTGACCATTGAGGCGCTGACCGCCTATTGCCGCGAGAACCTGACCGGCTACAAGCGGCCAAGATACATCGAGTTCCGGACCGAGCTGCCGAAGACGCCGGTGGGCAAGATCCTGCGGCGGGCGTTGCGAGGATAA
- a CDS encoding PLP-dependent aminotransferase family protein — translation MPQRNDTAIWSGLFRISAESGQTLQAQIRQAIVAAILDRQIAASMPLPSCRILAEKLGVARGTVVLAFQQLVDQGFLVARERRGHFVNPDVLATPAKPHQKAPDQANEIDWKARRQIAASDMPPPAKHDNWIKSSYPFVYGQFDPALFPTAEWRECNRMALAVLEIRNWASDMVDRDDPLLIEQIQARLLPRRGIFANPDEIIVTLGAQNALYMLATLLMTKGSKVAMEDPGYPDARSIFRLAGADIQPVPVDQSGIVTSSIANDSGFVFVTPSHHCPTMVPLSAERRQDLLARANRHNQIIIEDGYDSQLLDEAPQQALKSLDRSGRVVYVGSMSKTLAPGLRLGYIVASAGLIAELRALRRFMLRHPPANNQRAVALFLSLGHHEALVRRLSTAFDERRKRLVHAISAFLPEWRSTDSAGGTSLWLEGPRGTDSRGLAEAAASRSVIIEPGDRFFDRNEKPSRFMRLGISSIALQHIEPGIRELATAAGRRPAAA, via the coding sequence ATGCCACAGCGTAATGACACGGCCATATGGTCCGGCCTGTTCCGGATTTCGGCGGAATCCGGCCAGACCCTGCAGGCGCAGATCCGTCAGGCGATCGTCGCCGCCATCCTCGACCGGCAGATAGCCGCTTCGATGCCGCTTCCCTCTTGTCGGATTCTGGCCGAGAAACTCGGCGTTGCCCGCGGCACCGTGGTGCTGGCTTTCCAGCAGCTGGTCGACCAGGGTTTCCTGGTGGCGCGCGAAAGGCGCGGCCATTTCGTCAATCCCGACGTGCTGGCGACGCCGGCCAAGCCGCATCAGAAGGCGCCCGACCAGGCCAATGAGATCGACTGGAAGGCGCGTCGGCAGATCGCCGCCAGCGACATGCCGCCGCCGGCCAAGCACGACAACTGGATCAAGTCATCCTACCCCTTCGTCTACGGCCAGTTCGATCCGGCACTGTTCCCGACCGCCGAATGGCGCGAGTGTAATCGCATGGCGCTCGCCGTGCTCGAAATCCGCAACTGGGCGTCCGACATGGTCGACCGCGACGATCCACTATTGATCGAGCAGATCCAGGCGCGGCTGTTGCCTCGGCGCGGCATCTTCGCCAACCCGGACGAGATCATCGTGACGCTGGGCGCGCAGAATGCGCTCTATATGCTGGCCACGCTGTTGATGACCAAGGGCTCCAAGGTGGCGATGGAGGATCCCGGCTACCCCGACGCACGCTCGATCTTCCGGCTGGCGGGCGCCGACATCCAGCCGGTTCCGGTCGATCAGTCTGGCATCGTAACCTCGTCCATTGCCAATGATTCCGGCTTCGTCTTCGTGACGCCGAGCCACCATTGCCCGACCATGGTGCCACTGTCGGCAGAGCGGCGGCAGGACCTGTTGGCGCGCGCCAATCGCCACAACCAGATCATCATCGAGGACGGCTATGACAGCCAGCTTCTCGACGAAGCGCCGCAGCAGGCGCTGAAGAGCCTCGATCGTTCAGGCCGCGTCGTCTATGTCGGCTCTATGTCGAAGACGCTGGCTCCGGGCCTGCGGCTTGGCTACATCGTCGCCTCCGCCGGGCTGATCGCCGAGCTGCGCGCGCTGCGCCGCTTCATGCTGCGCCATCCGCCGGCCAACAACCAGCGTGCGGTCGCCCTGTTCCTGTCGCTCGGCCATCACGAGGCGCTGGTGCGGCGGCTGTCGACAGCGTTCGACGAACGGCGCAAGCGCCTGGTCCATGCGATTTCCGCCTTCCTGCCGGAATGGCGCTCGACCGATTCTGCCGGCGGCACGTCGCTCTGGCTCGAGGGGCCGCGCGGCACCGATTCACGAGGTCTGGCGGAGGCCGCCGCCTCGCGCAGCGTCATCATCGAGCCCGGCGACCGCTTCTTCGACCGCAACGAAAAACCATCGCGCTTCATGCGCTTGGGCATTTCCTCGATCGCGCTGCAGCACATCGAGCCCGGCATCCGCGAATTGGCGACAGCGGCGGGGCGGCGACCGGCGGCAGCCTGA
- a CDS encoding class I SAM-dependent methyltransferase codes for MGVAVDDVVDARSRPDPVEFIEANMRIAPVPSLPEIRLYMTHPGSGLRRLVEWEVHGAEWEEHGAEPEDGAEADEDRPEPQPPYWAYPWAGGAVLARYIIDRPETVAGLRVLDLGAGSGLVGIAAAKAGARVVMAAEIDSNGVAALGLNAAANGVAITVIGKDITHGPPPAVDLVVVGDLFYADDLAERVVPFLDRCLAVGISVLIGDPGRAYLPLSRLRLLAEYNVPDVGEAKDAAVKPSGVFSFEPVRSSP; via the coding sequence TTGGGCGTTGCTGTCGACGACGTGGTGGACGCGCGTTCCCGTCCCGACCCGGTAGAGTTCATCGAGGCGAACATGCGCATCGCCCCGGTGCCATCGCTTCCCGAAATCCGGCTTTACATGACCCATCCCGGGAGTGGTCTAAGGCGACTTGTGGAGTGGGAAGTGCACGGAGCCGAGTGGGAAGAACACGGGGCTGAGCCGGAGGACGGAGCCGAGGCTGACGAGGACAGGCCTGAGCCGCAGCCACCCTATTGGGCCTATCCCTGGGCCGGCGGCGCCGTGCTTGCCCGCTACATAATCGACCGGCCGGAGACGGTAGCAGGTCTGCGCGTGCTCGACCTGGGCGCCGGTTCAGGGCTGGTCGGCATCGCCGCGGCAAAGGCCGGAGCCCGGGTGGTGATGGCGGCCGAGATCGATAGCAATGGGGTCGCTGCCCTTGGCCTCAATGCCGCGGCGAACGGCGTCGCGATCACGGTGATCGGCAAGGACATCACCCACGGCCCGCCGCCTGCGGTCGATCTGGTGGTAGTGGGCGACCTGTTTTATGCGGACGACCTCGCCGAACGGGTCGTCCCTTTCCTCGATCGTTGCCTGGCCGTCGGCATCAGCGTGCTCATCGGCGATCCTGGCCGCGCCTATCTGCCGTTGTCGCGGCTTCGCCTGCTGGCCGAATACAACGTGCCGGATGTCGGCGAGGCAAAAGACGCCGCGGTGAAGCCAAGCGGCGTCTTCTCGTTCGAGCCAGTCAGATCGTCTCCTTGA
- a CDS encoding HAD family hydrolase, with translation MADIKGILFDKDGTLVDFNATWLGIADFMAMDAAEGDRWKADRLLAAAGFDFVNKRFRPDSIFASGTNMDVVELWFPRLSDEDQMLAVARFNEITSMQGSALAVALPGIVEALTALHQKPYRLGVATNDSTSGAEKTLLTLGVAQLFDAAYGYDAVANPKPAPDTILAFCDLTGLRPAAVAMVGDNRHDLEMARAGGCGLAVGVLSGTGTRESLSQIADVILDSVADLPEFLSARVKETI, from the coding sequence TTGGCCGATATCAAGGGAATATTGTTCGACAAGGACGGCACGCTTGTCGACTTCAATGCGACATGGCTCGGCATCGCCGATTTCATGGCCATGGATGCGGCCGAAGGTGATCGCTGGAAGGCCGACAGGTTGCTTGCGGCGGCGGGCTTCGATTTCGTCAACAAGCGCTTCAGGCCCGATTCGATCTTTGCGTCCGGCACCAATATGGATGTCGTCGAATTGTGGTTTCCGCGACTGTCCGACGAAGACCAGATGCTGGCCGTCGCCCGCTTCAACGAGATCACCTCCATGCAAGGCTCGGCATTAGCGGTCGCGCTGCCGGGTATCGTCGAGGCACTGACGGCGTTGCACCAGAAACCCTACCGGCTCGGCGTCGCCACCAACGATTCGACCAGCGGAGCGGAGAAGACGTTGCTGACGCTGGGCGTTGCCCAGCTTTTCGACGCTGCCTATGGCTATGACGCCGTAGCCAATCCGAAACCGGCGCCGGACACGATCCTCGCCTTCTGCGACCTGACCGGCCTGAGGCCGGCCGCAGTCGCCATGGTCGGTGACAACCGCCACGATCTGGAGATGGCGCGGGCCGGTGGCTGCGGTCTGGCGGTCGGCGTGCTCTCCGGCACCGGCACGCGTGAATCGCTGTCGCAGATCGCCGATGTCATTCTCGATTCGGTCGCCGATCTGCCGGAGTTTCTTTCGGCAAGGGTCAAGGAGACGATCTGA